GTTTGGAGGAGCTGGGCAGGAAAGATGAGGCACACGGCCTGTTCCTCAGATTGATTCAGACGGGCAGCCCCGCTCTGGTTGCCGCCTCTGCCTACCGTCTGGCGACGGATGCTTCTTCTGCCGGGGAGATAGATAAGGCCATCCAGTATTACCAGCTCGTGATTCGCAATGCGGAACAGAATGATTTGAAGGTGGACGCCCAGTACCGTCTGGGACGCCTGTTTCTTTCCAACGGTAATCCGGAGTCAGCCGCCACCATGTTTTGCGCGGTGATGGGCAATCCGGAAGCGGATGCCAAGTTTGTTCTGGTGTCCCGGATGGGATATGCCGCCCTGTGTGCGGATACGGGACGCTTGGGAGAAGCCTATTCCGAATATCGCAAGGTGCTGGAAACGCCCGGTGTGGATAACAGGAACCGGGGAATCGCCACTCTTCAGGCCGCCATGCTGGCCACCAAACTGAAAAAGACTGCGGAAGCCCAGGGCCTTTATGAACGGCTTTTGAAGGACGAGTCCCTGAAGGAGATGGCGCCGGAGGCCCGAATGGGGCTTCTTCTGGGGCTGTACAATATGGGCAAGTACAGGGAGATACTTTCCCAGTATGAGCAGCAGAAGGGAATAAAGATGCCGACAAAGGACGGCCAGGTGCGTCTGCTGATGCTGCTGGGGCAGTCCGCCTATAAATTGAAGGAGTATCGGAAAGCGGCGGATTTCTTTCTGGAAGCGGAAAAGTCCGTCCCTTATACGCAGGAGGCCATGCAAGCCTCCTTTTACCGGTTGTTGTGTTATAATGAACTCAAGCAGAAAGATCTTCCCCAGCGGGCTCAGAGCTTCCTGAACCATTATGCCAAGGCTTTTCCTACCAGTGAACTGCATGATATGGTGCGCCTGATGGCTGCAGAGAACCTGTTCAGCTCCAATCCGGCGGATGCCGCCCGGTTTTATGCCAGCATTGATTTTGACAAGGTGCCTCCGAAGATGCGCGCGGATATTTTATATAAGAGCGCGTGGGCGATTGCCCAGGCCGGGAACAGAGGTGTGGCCGCCAAGCTGCTGACTGATTTTATCAATGATTTTCCGAAGGATCCCCGCATTTGTGAGGCATTGACATTGCGTGGAGACATGTATGCCAAGACCAAGAAGGAAGCTGAGGCTCTGATGGATTTTGACCGTGTGATTGCCCGTTGGCCGAAAGCTGAATCAGCTGCCGCCGCATGGCAGAGAGCCGCTCAGATTTATGCGGGACGCCAGGATATGGCGAACATGGCGAAGTATTATGAAGGCCTGATCCAGAATTTTCCGAAGGCGTCTCCTGCCGCTCTGGCTGAAGCCCATTTCCTGCTGGGGCGTGCGGCGTTTGACCAGGGAGATTTCAAGTCTTCTATCAGCCATATGGCGGAGGCCAAGACGCTGGATCCCCAGAAATACGGAGAACAGGTTAATGTGCTTTCCGTCCTGTCCTATCACAAGCTCCAGGACATGAATAAACTGAAGGAAGCCCTGGAAACCCTGCAAAAGGAAAATCCTTCCGCCGTGGCTCGTGTGCCGGATGTCATTCCCGCATGGCTGGGTCTTCAGGCCTATGGGATGAAGGATCTGGAAACGGCGGACAAGTATATGACCTGGGCTACGCAGAACGACCAGCTTCAGAATGTGAAGAAGGTGATTTGGCGTAATTTGGCGAAGGTGCGCCTGGCGCTCAGAAAGTATGACCGCGCCTTGGTGGCTTCCAACAATTTCCTGAAGGATGAGGATCAGCCTTACCGCCGTGCGGACGGCATGCTGGACAAGGCTTCCATTTTGCTGGGGCTGGGCAAGTATGCGGATGCCAGAAAGACGGCGGAAGATGCGCTGGCTCTGGGCGTGGAAGGTCCTTTGATGGCTTCCTTGAAAATTGTTCTGGGGGATATTTCCTATGCGGAGAAAAAGTTTGATGAAGCGGCCAAGCATTACGGTGTTACGGCCGAGCTGTTTGTCAATGACGCTGAACTGAAACCCAAGGCTCTGTTCAAGGCGGCAGAAGCTTTGGACAAGGCCGGCCGCAAATCGGAGGCTTCCCAATATCGGGGCCGCCTGCAAAAGGAATTCCCGGATTGGAAACAGGATGGAGAGTCTTTGCCTCCGGACGCACGATAAGCGTTTAAGGATTGAACCCGGAAATGGAAAACAGGCGTAAAAGATGGTATGATCTGTTTGGATTGCTGCCTCGCAATCTGGGCCGTCTGTTGTTGTGGTTCAGCCTCATTCCTATCGCTTTCATCATCGTTCTTCTCGTTTATGCATGGAGGGCGGACCAGTATGAGCTGGACGAGGTTTTGGCGCCGTTGGAAAATTGTGCCGCATATGATCGCAACGGCCAGTGGATAGGCACCTTGACAGATCATGACCGGGTGTATGTAGCGCGCAATGAACTGCCCGATAATCTGGTGAATGCTTTCATTGCGCGGGAAGATGAAGACTTTTTCGAACATGGCGGCATTGTGTACTCTTCCATTATCCGCTCCATTTGCCGGAATCTGACTACGTTGTCCTATGCCCAGGGTGCTTCCACGATTACGATGCAGCTGGCGCGGAATTGTTATGAGCTGGGGGGGAAGACCCTGGATCGCAAGGTTTTGGAAATGGCCGTGGCCCGCCGCATTGAGGGCAAGTATTCCAAGGATGAAATTCTGACGGCTTACCTGAACCGCATTTATTTTGGCCAGCAATGCTATGGGATTGCGCAGGCGGCGGATTTGTATTTCGGCAAAAAAGTGGCGGATCTGACGCTGGCGGAGTGCGCTACCCTGGCCGGTCTGGTGCGCGGACCTTCCATCTACAATCCTGTTTACAGCCCGGAGGCTGCTGCCAAGGTCCGCAATGCGACGCTGGAAAGGATGTTTGAGTGTGAATTCATTACCCAGGAACAATTATGGCAGGCGCTCCGCGAACCGATGGCGGTGGCCGGTAAACGGGAAGCTCGGCCCGGTTCTTATCCCGTTCTGGTCGTTTCCCGCGAGTTGGGAGACCTGGATTGCTGCGACGAGCAGGAGGGAACCTCCAGCATTTTTGTAATGACCACGCTGGATTTGGAATTCCAGCGGATGGTTGAAGATGTAAGCGAGCCTATGCTGGCCGCTCTGGAATCTTCTTCTGTGTGGGCAGGGTTGCCCAAAAGGGTGGACAACCAGTTGAATCGTTGTGTGCAAGCGGCCATATTGTGTGTGGATTCCCGTAAAGGGGAGTTGCTGGCCGTAACAGGGGGACGCTCCGCCCAGGACGGTCTGGACCGATGGCAGTCCAGGGTAATGCCCGGCGATCTGTTCACTCCCATCGTCAATTTATGCGCCGTCGACCAGCGTAGAACCGTTATTCGCAGCAATCCGGAAGTCACTGGCCGCGGGGTAGGTTTCAATACAGTAATAGAAACGGCACAAAAGGCCGGTTACAAAGGGGAACTTCCCCGTTCTTCGGACTTGTATACCGGCAGGTTTTCCGTGCCTCTTTCGCATGCCGTCAATGCCCTGTATCTCATCGGCAATGACGGGCTCAATGTGAGTATTTCCTCCGTCAGGCAGGTGGGCACCACCAAAAAGAACCTGGTGATGGTGAATGCTCCCTCTCCGGAAGAAAGCCGCCGGGAAATCCTGCCTAGGGAATCCGCTCACCTGGTGGCGTCCCTTCCTCCCTTCCGCTACGACGAACGAACCAGGAAAACCTTCGTCAATGTCAAACTTCCGGGAAATACGGGACATTTTTCCGCCGTCATGGGGCGTTATTTCACGGTTTTTGCCTGGGTGGGCTTTGATTCTCCGGAGGCCGCCGTCTATGAAAAGAAAGGGGTTTCCGCGGCGTTGGCAAAAACCTGTTCCTCCCTGGCCGGGGAGGTGTATGACCGTGCGGAGGAAGGCCGCAGAAAAGCTGTCCGGGAACGTCGGGAGCGGGAAAATGCTGCAGAGCAGGGCCCCCAATGAAGTTCAATTTTCCATTAGTAGAAGCATCATGAGACACTCACTTGAAATGACCACGGCCATCCAGGCCGCCAAATCCGCCGGAGCTTTCCTGAAGAAGCATTTTTATGAGCAAAAGAAGGTGGATGAAGCCAGCCAGAATGATATCAAGCTGGAGCTGGACAAGCTTTCCCAGAAACTGATTACGGAGGAAATTCTTTCCGTGTTTCCCAACCACGCTGTTTTGGGAGAAGAAGGATACACCGGGGACAGGAACAGCGAGTATGAATGGATTGTAGACCCCATTGACGGGACGGTGAATTATTTTTACACGATTCCCTGGTTCTGCGTCTCCATAGCTTTGCGCCGCCGCGGGGAAGTGGTGCTGGGCGTGATTTACGATCCCATGATGGATGAATGCTGGCATGTGGAAAAGGGCGGGATTCCGTACATGAATGATCATCCCATGCATTGCAGCCGGCGGGAACGCATGGCGGAAGCCGTGGTATTCGTGGGGCACGGCAAGACGGACGGTTCCAAGGAAAAGGGGATTGAACGTTTCGCCAGGATCGCCTGGCAGGTACGCAAGGTGCGCAATAACGGTTCTGCGGCTCTGGCCCTGGCTTATATTGCCTGCGGCAGATTTGACGCCTATGTGGAAAGCGTCATTTCCATCTGGGATGTCGCCGCTGGGGTTTTGCTGGTGGAAGCAGCCGGCGGCAAGGTTGTTTTGGAACCGAAGGAAGATAATCCGGAACAATTCGCCATTGTCGCATGGAACGGCCGCATCCCTATCATGGAGGCGCTGGGAGAGTAACCCGAACATTATTGCCGCAGTACCGTATGAAAAACATGATCGCTTTGACCGGGATCGGGTATGATATCCACCGTTTTGCGGAAGTTCCGCGCCCCTTGATGCTGGGCGGTGTGCATATTCCTTCCTCCCGCGGCCTGGACGGCCATTCCGACGCGGATGTTTTATGCCACGCCATTGCGGATGCCCTGCTGGGCGCTGCCGGGTTGCCGGACATCGGCTACTGGTTTCCGCCGGGCGATCCTGCCTGCAAGGACATCCCTTCCCTGGATATTGTGGCGAAAGCCGTTTCTCTGATCCGGGAGCGCGGCGGCCGCATCGTGAATGTGGACTCGTCCCTTATTGCAGAATCTCCCCGTATTTCCCCTTATTTGGAGCAGATGAAGGGAGCTTTGGGGACCGCTCTGGGAATCTCTCCGGTCCGCGTGGGCATCAAGGCCACTACCAATGAACAGCTTGGCTCGCTGGGCCGCAGGGAAGGCATTGCCGCTTTTGCCGTGGCGTCTATTCTGATGCCGGAGGATCCGGTCATGCCATAAGGCGAATTGCCCCGGTTCTTTTTCTGGAAGTCTTTTCCAGAAAGGGAACCGAATCGGGGCTCTGGAAAGGAATATGCTTCAGAAATAACGGGCAGGAGGGAACGGCTTTTTGGAGAGGCATTTTCCCCAAAGCGGTTTTAATGAAATGGCGAGAGATTGTTAACCGTTCTCCGTCGGCAAAGCCGTTGTAGGCCGCATGATAAATATTCCCCATCTTCCTGCGCAGGGGGGAAGTATTGTCCGGTATCAGCTGATGCAGCGGTAATAGTAATCCACGCGGGAGATGAACCAGGACCATTTGAAGCCGGGTTTGCCATTGTCCAGCAGAAGATGGGGGCAACGCTTGCCGGTCCAGTAGTAGTGGGGCACAACATTCCGCAGGGGAATATCGTGGGCATACATGTTGTAGGCCGCCAGTTTGGCGGCGCGGTCAAAGGTTTTGACGATGCTTTGTCCTCGCTTCTCACACATTTCAATGCCGATGGAGTACATGTCTCCGGGGCCGCCCCGGTCCGCATGGCGCCCTGTTTCATTCAGGGGGATATGCTGCATGGTCACGTACGGATCTACTGTATAATGCCAGTTGCAGCGCAAAGCTCCGTTATTCAGGGCGCGCGCGTGCTGCATGGCGTCTGCGGACGGGTTTTCCGTGTTGTGCATGGTGATGAAGCGCGGCTTCATTCGGGAAGAACGGCGGCGGAGCGGAGAAGATTTAGGCATGAACATAGGCCGGACGTTGCATTCCGCCAGCAACTGGCGCGGAGAACGTTTCACCACGGGGACTCCGGAGGGCTTAAAAGAGATCATGGGTGCCATTCCTGCTTTTCCGGAAGGTCCCGAACAACTGGTCAGGGCAAGCAGGGCGGCGGTTTCCAGCAGAAAAGTTCTGCGGTCCATGCCCTGGACTTTCTCCAGCATGGGCTGGAGCTGACCGGAAAAGCGGGCAAGATAAGCGGCGATGGTGGAAATATTGCTCATACAAAGGCCGGAAGATGGGGAATTTTCAGCACGGATGCGGGAAAAGTTAAGTCCACGCTAAGATTCGCCCTTCTTCTTTGCAACGAAAAAGTGCGAAAGCTTCAGCATTGTGCCGAATTCTTCGCTTTTTTTGTCATATTGATCTGTTTAAACCGTTGTTAAGAGTAAAACAGTCTCTGCTTCTGCCGCAGTGACAGCATCCGCACCTGCCGGGGATAGGATGAATTCGCCCTTCCGGGCCGTTTTCCCGTCCCAGCACACGGAACCGTGGAGAACCGTGAAGACGGCGAAGCGGGATGAGTCCGGCTGGGTGAACCGTTCTCCCTTATCCAGACGGTATTCCTTTGTGGTGAAATGCGGCATTTCCGTCAGGTAGCCGGGGCGCTGGCAGAGTTCCCGGAATTCCCCGATGGAATCCAATGCCTGTTCCAGATGCAGTTCCCGCCCTCGTCCGGAGGCATCCGTGCGGTTCCAGTCATAAAGGCGGTAGGTGGTATCGCTGTTCTGCTGGATTTCCGCAATGAGATGTCCGGCGCCGATGGCATGAACCAGTCCCGCCGGAATGTAAAGATGTTCCCCCGGTTCCAGATGGGCGGAGCTTATCAACTGCTCCATTTGTCCCGTTTCCGCCGCATGACGGATGTCCGGAAGTGAGGCGTTCTCCTTCATTCCCCCGTAAATCCGGGCATCCGGAGTTGCGTGCAGTACGTACCATATCTCATTTTTTACTTCTCCCTGCCGGGCTGCCGCCGTGCGTTCCGGGGGATGCACCTGGACGGAAAGGTTTTCGCGGGCATCCAGAATTTTGCAGAGCAGGGGAAATCGAGGGAAACGTTCGTAGCCGGGCCCGAAAATTTCCTGCCGGCGTTCTTCCCACAGCCGGTGCAGGGGCATTCCTGCCCATTCGCCGTCTTTTACGATGCTCATGGCTTCCGGGCGGTCGCTGATTTCCCACGCCTCCCCATAGGCTGTTTCCCGGTCGGGCAGTTCCCGTCCCAGCATGGTTCTCATGCTCTGGCCGCCCCAGATGCGCGGCTGGTAGATGGAATGAAAGCGAAAAGGCTGCATGGCTGTGGCGGAAGCGTAGGCTATCTTTTATGGGCGGGCAAGCAAAATGCCCACAGGGTTTCCTGTGGGCATGGAAAGGGAGGAACTGACGGGTTATTTGATGGATTCCCAAACAATGCCGATTTCGTCAAATGGCACGTGTTCCTTGTTCTTGTCCGGCTTCGGGACGCCGTAGTTGGTCCGGAACAGAGGCAGGATGGGGGCTCCCGTTTTAGGATCCTTGTTCAGGGGGGGCATGCCCACTTCCTCCAGAAGCAGGGCCATGCCGAATTCTCCCCCAGGAATTTCGCTAATCAGAATTTCAATAGGGTATACCTTTCCCTGTTCCACTTTGAATGTTTTACCAGCCGCAACGCCTCCTAGCGAGCTGTTCCAGTGTCCGGAGGAAGAGTACTTATAGAAAGTGACCGGTGGGGTATTGATGCCCACACTCTTAAGCTCCTTTTTCAGGTCGTCGTTTCCAGGTTTGTTTTCCATGGCTGCTATCCATTTTGGATTAGCGGTTATTTTCCCTAGTGATGCCTGGAACCAGCCATAATCAAACACATTTTCGTTATTGAAGCGTACGGCAATGACGTCGTCACCAGCTCCGACAAAGCGGAATGTTCCGGATTTTGGAGCGCGCACTTTGCCGCGATAGATGGCAATCCATCGGCTTGGTTTGACTTTGTCCGCGCAACCGTAGGCCTTAGGCGCGTCATTGGCGGATGTTCTGGGAACGTAGAACTGTGCTGCGTAAAGCTGTTGGGGCGCCTTATAGAAACGGTTCATATCCTTTTCATCCCACCCTCGATTAATGAAGCGGGAAAGAACGGAACAAAACTGTTCCTGAGACAGATTGGTAGGACGTCCGCCAGGAGTTTGCTTGGTGTCGTAAAAGGTCCCTACCAGCGTGCTTCCGGAGGGTTGGGACGTACCGAAGGCGGAAGTGGCGTCCCCCAGGTCGGGGCCGAAGCCGTCTCCCATGCCAAGGGCGGTTCCTTCCTCCAGCATGACGGGTTCATCAGGCGCGTCAATGTCAATCTTGGGGAGGTTCACCGGAGCGGCGGCCGCTGCCACCACAACCTTGACGGGCGTCTCCGCGTGGGAAGAAGAGGAAGTTTCCCTCTGCACTTCCGGCGGCGGAGGCGTGTCCGACGGCGGAGCATCGTCCGGCGTAATGTAGCCGACGACCTTGGGCTCTTCCGGGGGGGCGATGATGATCGTCAGAGAGTAGAGAATGGCTCCTGCCAAAACGACGGAGAGAATGGATGTCGCGAATGCGGCAATATAATTTTTCCGCCTTTCCTTGCGCAGGGTGTCCACTGCGTCTTCCGTGGGTTCTATATGAAGGCTCATACATGTATGATAGCATAAGAATCCCATCTGTTGAGTAACATGAGGATAACAAGGATAACATGTCGGTAACGAAAAAGGCTGCCTTTGCCGTCCTTTTCCCTCATGGGCTTTTCAGCGTTTCCGCCGTCTTCCCTTTCCTCCCCGGGGCAGCGCAATGGCAAGGGTGGCGCAGACGCCCAGAATCAGGGGATAATACAGGTATTCCATGATCAGCAGGGGGGAGACCTGGGAGATTCCGGCGGCCATGAGCATTTGAGCCCCGTAAGGGATGACTCCCTGAACCAGGCAGGAAAAAGTGTCCAGAATGCTCGCGCTGCGCTTGGGAGGGATATGGAATTTATCGCTGATTTCCTTGGCGATGGGGCCAGCCGTGATGATGGCGATCGTATTGTTGGCCGTGCAGAGGTTGGCTAGGGAGACCAGTCCGGCAATGCTGAATTCCGCGCCGCGCCTGCTGCGGATATGGGCCGTGATTTTTTCGATAATGTACGCGATGCCCCCGTTGAAACGGATGAGGGACAGCACGCCGCCTGCCAGCAGAGTAACGATAATCAGTTCTCCCATGCCGGTCATTCCGCTGCCCATGGCTTGGAACCAGGCGATGAAGGAGAAATAACCCATGCCGATTCCAATCAGTCCCGTGGCAAGGAGTCCCAGGGTCAGAACGGTCATGACGTGGATTCCTGCCAGGGCCGTCGCCAGCACGAGCAGATAGGGGAATACTTTCATCCATTCAATGGAGGTGTCCGCCGTGGAGGGGGACTGCACGTTCCATCCGAGCAGGATGTAGCAGGCCAGGGCCAGCAGGGCGGCGGGAAGCACTACCTTGAGGTTGGCCTGAAATTTGTCCCGCATGGAGCAGCCCTGCGTACGGGTGGCGGCGATCGTGGTGTCTGAAATGAAGGAAAGATTGTCTCCGAAGAATGCTCCTCCCACCACAATGGCCGTCATCATGCCGGCGCTGACCTGAGTGGCCTGCGCCAGCCCCGTGGCTACGGGAGCCAGGGCGACAATGGTGCCTACGGAAGTTCCTACGGAGAGGGAGATGAAGCAGGAGGCGATGAAAACGCTGGCAAGCAGCAGATTGTCCGGCAGGAGCCGCAGCGTGAGCTGGACGGTAGCGTCAATGGCCCCCATGTCCCTGGCCGCCTGGGCGAAGGCTCCTGCCAGCACGAAAATCCAGATCATCATCAGGATGTTCCGGTTGGCCACTCCGGAGGAAAACAGATCCACCCGTTCCGCCATGCTTTTTCCGCGGGTAATGAAAACGGCCCAGACGGCCGCCGCCGTAAAGGCCACCGTTACCGGGACGGCGTAAAAATCCTGTACGGCTATGGAGATGACCAGGTAAAGCAGGAAGAAAACCAGCAGGGGGCTTAACGCCCACAAGCTGGCTTTGGCGGGGGGTGGATTTTGCTTGTCCGGGTGGCTGGTCATGGGGTGAGGGGGGGAGCCGACGGAAAGGTCAGTTGCCGGCAGCGCACATCCGGCTCAGATACCACCGGTAAATGCGTTCCACTCCTTCTTCCAGCTCCACCCGGTGTTTCCAGCCCAGGGAATGCAGCCTGGAGACGTCCGTCAGCTTGCGCATGGTGCCGTCCGGCTTGTCTGCGTTGAACACCAGATTGCCCCGGTAGCCTTCCGTAGCGGCAATCAGCCGGGCCAGTCCGCCGATGGAGATTTCCTTCCCGGTTCCGATATTGATATGGCAGTTCCGCACTTCCCTGCCTCCTTCTTGCAACTGGCTGAAATCCACTTGCTCCATCACATGGACGCAGGCGTCCGCCATGTCCTCGCTCCACAGGAATTCGCGCAGGGGTGTTCCCGTACCCCACAGTTCCACGGAACCGGGGGTGATGCCGTATTTGTCCAGCACGGCCAGGATTTCCCTTTCTTCAGTCGTTCCGTCCACCTGTTCCACAGGGCGCATATCCAGATCTTTCCGCACGGCGTTCCAGTCTCCTTCCATCAGGCACTTGGCCAGGTGTATCTTGCGCACCATGGCGGGCAGCACATGACTGTTTTCCAGGTGGAAATTGTCATTGGGGCCGTACAGGTTCGTAGGCATGACGGCGATGTAGTTGGTGCCGTATTGCAGGTTGAAGCTTTCGCACATCTTCAGCCCCGCTATTTTGGCGATGGCATAAGGTTCGTTGGTGTATTCCAGCGGGGAGGTAAGCAGGGCGTTTTCCTTCATGGGCTGGGGCGCTTCGCGCGGGTAGATGCAGGTGCTCCCCAGGAAGAGGAGCTTGGATACGCCATGCCGGAAACTTTCCCCGATAACGTTCTGCTGAATCTGGAGGTTGCGGAAGATGAAGTCCGCCCGGTAGCGGGAATTGGCGATGATGCCGCCCACAAACGCCGCCGCCAGAAAGACGTATTCCGGCTTTTCCCGGTCAAAGAATTCCCGGACGGCCGCAGGATCTTCCAGGTCCAGTTCTTGGTGCGTCCGTCCAATCAGGTTGGAATAGCCTTTGTTTTCCAGAGATTTCCAGATGGCGGAACCAACGAGGCCGCGGTGTCCGGCCACAAAGATTCTGCTGTTTTTGTTCATCTCAGAAACGGACGGGAGTTTTGACGTATTCCATGTCGTGGCGCACCATGATGCGCACGAGCTCCTCAAACGGCGTGGAGGTGGGGTTCCAGCCAAGAAGGGTTTTGGCCTTGGTGGGGTCTCCCAGCAGTTGTTCAACTTCGGCAGGGCGGAAATATTTGGGATCCACTTCCACCAGGATATTGCCCGTCTTCCTGTCGCGGCCGCGTTCTTCCACGCCTTCCCCTTCCCATTCCAGCTCTATTCCGGCTTCACGGAAGGCCAGCGTGCAGAATTCCCGTACCGTGTGCATTTCCCCGGTGGCGATGACGAAGTCTTCCGGCTTGTCGTGCTGGAGAATCAGCCACATGCATTCCACGTAATCCTTCGCGTACCCCCAGTCGCGCAGGGCGTTCAAGTTGCCCAGGTAAAGCTTGTCCTGCATGCCCTGGGCAATGCGGGCCGCCGCCAGCGTGATCTTGCGGGTAACGAAGTTTTCCCCGCGGCGTTCGCTTTCGTGGTTGAACAGGATGCCGTTGACGGCGAACATGCCGTAGGATTCCCGGTAATTCTTGGTGATCCAGAATCCGTATTGCTTGGCTACGCCGTAAGGGGAGCGGGGATAAAACGGCGTGGTTTCCTTCTGGGGAACTTCTTGCACCAGCCCGAAGAGCTCGGACGTGGAGGCCTGGTAAATGCGGCATTTCTTTTCCATGCCCAGAATGCGGACGGCTTCCAGCATGCGGAGGGTTCCCACGGCGTCCGTTTCCGCCGTGTATTCCGGTACGTCAAAGCTGACTTTCACATGGCTCTGGGCTGCCAGATTGTAGATTTCATCCGGCTGCACGGTCTGGATGATGCGGATGAGGGAACTGGAATCCGTCATGTCTCCGTAATGAAGGTTGACCAGCCGGTTCTTTTTCATGTCCCGCACCCATTCGTCCAGGTAAAGGTGTTCGATGCGTCCCGTGTTGAAGGAGGAGGACCGTCGCAGGATGCCGTGTACTTCATACCCTTTATCAATCAGGAATTCTGCGAGAAAGGAGCCGTCCTGACCCGTAATGCCGGAGATTAATGCGATTTTGCTCATGTGGTGTGTAGGTGGTTTGCTGGCGGGAGTGATTGATGAAAGGAACCCTCTCCCAGAGCATGAAATTCATGCGCTTCGGTGCATAAATAAAGCATTTTTCCCTGTGAGGCGAGAAAAATGCTCTGGTCTTGAAGGTGGTCCGTATGGCTCAGCGTACCTCCTGCCGCCTGGTGGAGGCGATCATCTGCTTGAAGTCCCGGAACAGGTACTGGGGATCCCTGGGGCCGGGAGCCGCTTCCGGGTGGTATTGCACGCTGAATACGGGAAGCGTCCTGTGGGCGATGCCCTCCACGGTATTGTCATTCAGATTGATCAGCGTTATTTCCACGTCGTCCGGAACGGTGGCCGGATCCACGGCAAAACCGTGGTTCTGGGATGTGATGCTGATTTTACCCGTTTTCAGGTCTTTGACCGGATGGTTCGCGCCCCGGTGCCCGAATTTCAGCTTGAAGGTTTTCGCTCCCAGCGCGTGGGAAATAATCTGATGGCCCAGGCAGATGCCGAACATGGGCACTTTCCCAATCAAGGCAGCCACTTCCCGGTGAATGTCCGTCAGCGTGGCGGGATCTCCCGGACCATTGGAAAGAAAAACTCCGTCCGGGTTCATGGCCAGCACTTCCTCCGCCTTCGTATGGGCGGGAACTACGGTTACGCGGAAGCCGTTTTCCCTCAACTGGCGCAGGATGTTGTATTTAATGCCGAAGTCAAAGGCTACGATATCGTATTCCGCAGGGGGCAGAGCTTTTTCCGTAACCAGCGCATCCACTTCCTCCGGCGCCATGGGGCGGGAACCGAT
This region of Akkermansia muciniphila genomic DNA includes:
- a CDS encoding GDP-L-fucose synthase family protein, whose protein sequence is MNKNSRIFVAGHRGLVGSAIWKSLENKGYSNLIGRTHQELDLEDPAAVREFFDREKPEYVFLAAAFVGGIIANSRYRADFIFRNLQIQQNVIGESFRHGVSKLLFLGSTCIYPREAPQPMKENALLTSPLEYTNEPYAIAKIAGLKMCESFNLQYGTNYIAVMPTNLYGPNDNFHLENSHVLPAMVRKIHLAKCLMEGDWNAVRKDLDMRPVEQVDGTTEEREILAVLDKYGITPGSVELWGTGTPLREFLWSEDMADACVHVMEQVDFSQLQEGGREVRNCHINIGTGKEISIGGLARLIAATEGYRGNLVFNADKPDGTMRKLTDVSRLHSLGWKHRVELEEGVERIYRWYLSRMCAAGN
- a CDS encoding Na+/H+ antiporter NhaC family protein, which gives rise to MTSHPDKQNPPPAKASLWALSPLLVFFLLYLVISIAVQDFYAVPVTVAFTAAAVWAVFITRGKSMAERVDLFSSGVANRNILMMIWIFVLAGAFAQAARDMGAIDATVQLTLRLLPDNLLLASVFIASCFISLSVGTSVGTIVALAPVATGLAQATQVSAGMMTAIVVGGAFFGDNLSFISDTTIAATRTQGCSMRDKFQANLKVVLPAALLALACYILLGWNVQSPSTADTSIEWMKVFPYLLVLATALAGIHVMTVLTLGLLATGLIGIGMGYFSFIAWFQAMGSGMTGMGELIIVTLLAGGVLSLIRFNGGIAYIIEKITAHIRSRRGAEFSIAGLVSLANLCTANNTIAIITAGPIAKEISDKFHIPPKRSASILDTFSCLVQGVIPYGAQMLMAAGISQVSPLLIMEYLYYPLILGVCATLAIALPRGGKGRRRKR
- the gmd gene encoding GDP-mannose 4,6-dehydratase, with amino-acid sequence MSKIALISGITGQDGSFLAEFLIDKGYEVHGILRRSSSFNTGRIEHLYLDEWVRDMKKNRLVNLHYGDMTDSSSLIRIIQTVQPDEIYNLAAQSHVKVSFDVPEYTAETDAVGTLRMLEAVRILGMEKKCRIYQASTSELFGLVQEVPQKETTPFYPRSPYGVAKQYGFWITKNYRESYGMFAVNGILFNHESERRGENFVTRKITLAAARIAQGMQDKLYLGNLNALRDWGYAKDYVECMWLILQHDKPEDFVIATGEMHTVREFCTLAFREAGIELEWEGEGVEERGRDRKTGNILVEVDPKYFRPAEVEQLLGDPTKAKTLLGWNPTSTPFEELVRIMVRHDMEYVKTPVRF
- the carA gene encoding glutamine-hydrolyzing carbamoyl-phosphate synthase small subunit gives rise to the protein MRAILALEDGSVFIGSHFGATGTEVGEACFNTSMTGYQEVLTDPSYSGQIVTMTYPLIGNYGVNPEDGESDKAQVSGFVVAELAKVHSNWRATESLGPWLEKQGVIGIEGVDTRKIAKHLRSAGAMRACLTTELTPEEAVEAARNAPSMEGCNIVDKIGSRPMAPEEVDALVTEKALPPAEYDIVAFDFGIKYNILRQLRENGFRVTVVPAHTKAEEVLAMNPDGVFLSNGPGDPATLTDIHREVAALIGKVPMFGICLGHQIISHALGAKTFKLKFGHRGANHPVKDLKTGKISITSQNHGFAVDPATVPDDVEITLINLNDNTVEGIAHRTLPVFSVQYHPEAAPGPRDPQYLFRDFKQMIASTRRQEVR